From the genome of Sphingobacterium sp. UGAL515B_05:
CCCATGGAGTGTAGTAGTGAAAATTGATGTTCAAATATAAACAAATGTCCTCAACAAAAAAAGCCCTTTCGGTAGGATACCAAAACGGCTATTTTTATCGAATTCTTTTTAAAGAAAAACTTTAAAAAAGGAAAATGCTACTAGTTATTTTTGAGCTGCTGCAACTACGTCTTTCACTTTATCGTTGTGAACCATACCTTCTTTGAAAGTATACGCGCCAGTTTTTGCAGATTTAGTAGTAACAATAACCTTTGTAAATTCTTTACCGCCACCTTTTTGTAACGATGCAACTGCTTTCTTTGCCATGGTATATTAATATTTTACTTAGCTTCTCTTTCAAGGGCTAAGATGTGTGACTTACTTAATTTCTTTATGAACAGTAACTTTTCTCAATACTGGGTTGAATTTTTTCAATTCCAAACGCTCAGTTGTGTTCTTTTTGTTTTTAGTAGTGATGTAACGAGACATTCCCGGAAGACCACTTTCTTTGTGTTCAGTACATTCTAAGATAACTTGTACTCTATTTCCTTTTTTAGCCATTGTTTTACTTTATTTTGATCCTATTATAGGATTGAAATTCATGAATAATCTTAATGTAACAGGCGCGACAATCAATTAGATTGACCCTTTAACGATAAATTTATTGATCGCTGCTGTAATCCCGTTCTTGTTGATAGTCTTGATAGCAGAAGTAGATACTTTTAACGTAATCCAACGATCTTCTTCTGGAATGTAAAAACGTTTAGTTTGTAAATTTGGATAGAATTTACGTTTAGTTTTAACGTTTGAGTGAGAAACGTTATTTCCTGTTAACGCCGCTTTGCCTGTTAAATCACAAATTCTTGACATGATATTATTTTTTTGTTGTCTTTATTACAATATGTTAATCCTTTGCACTCTCTGCAAAGAGTTTGCAAATATCTATATTTTTTTTGGGATAAGCAACAAGATAATTGGAATTATTTTTAAAAATAGTTCTACACAGGAATGGTAAGGGCAAAAATAAAGGATTTTATTGTATTATATTTGCTCTGTAAAGAAAAATAGTT
Proteins encoded in this window:
- a CDS encoding DUF4295 domain-containing protein: MAKKAVASLQKGGGKEFTKVIVTTKSAKTGAYTFKEGMVHNDKVKDVVAAAQK
- the rpmG gene encoding 50S ribosomal protein L33, yielding MAKKGNRVQVILECTEHKESGLPGMSRYITTKNKKNTTERLELKKFNPVLRKVTVHKEIK
- the rpmB gene encoding 50S ribosomal protein L28 yields the protein MSRICDLTGKAALTGNNVSHSNVKTKRKFYPNLQTKRFYIPEEDRWITLKVSTSAIKTINKNGITAAINKFIVKGSI